In the genome of Acaryochloris thomasi RCC1774, one region contains:
- a CDS encoding AAA family ATPase, which translates to MPLAENIDRSSFVNLVVYSGLLVTASCLPAGVAGAAVSGVAGSLVASNWEHVWSDISERLSRHDALETNALIKCIGKALAATLTSISKQREFSPIKAKLVAMSKIASHQWLEVLAPQNCIVAGRNKVIRLNADNEIFLSQSEWCLILKGLEGRTSPTEGMGLFSRQLYHLTQNDMQSLADEVQQFFPLAFRTVLAEDFTKDGKAFASFILASISNFQIEMQQYGQSMEDIKKLIQKFSAGDERTREALQAIGEAIDTGVSSEISADQYGQIKQNLLLASKGLLSVRQTLNNQRHISRPELVNLLGRIKSSTTSTTIVLGAPGVGKSALMATFGKELCAQGYVVLAIKADELNGAIQTIEDLQLDLHLDLHPIDAMLAISGKEPVVLLVDQLDAISELLDLKSQRLNLLLSLIQRLSGSENVHIVATCREFEFSYSSQLHRLSYIDQLFLNLPAWDDVAAILKEGGHLPDNMGEPLREVLQNPLHLNIFLEVAQPGDVFSSSQKLLDHLWAKRVTNQTEAEQCVTFLEKLAERMTEEEVLWVPSAISDTSPKIRQTLEQAGVLTTNSENGNIGFRHQTYYDHALARSFARGTKSLIDIVLERQSGLFVRPILLRGLSYLRGTDSLQYKKQLTSLMQAEQYRIRTHIRSLLLEFMGAQTNPDSVEARLLIPLLNSEAEGIKVLKVTVGSQGWFNHLRSSPEFTQWLAKTAEQAVYCRPLLYVAASFAPEEVWQLLESYWLHNQTYDFLSIRVLWNIDHWTPQRVRFAEQIIRRSKIEWHEVSGIAEKIDEALPHDAPRVILAHLDFLLAKAIETSQIQVPEPPFETSEVEEYNYSFVENVRRLLESKGDLYEIEKFAQVNSEAFLYTIWPWVIDVIEKISIENSGSDTSYRNDHSMGLDHYHGEVVEAILVAITDLAVNNREQFFKFLEDNQESDLLLVHRLFARGLEKIAEQVPQTILAYLLGDKRRLCLGDGIEGCHFETKRLISSVCPHLDPEDREKIENAIRKFNYCSPIDTFSAGKRLGFLKYNRQHRLQLLLAFPDDCLSLTGKRLIDEEIRAFPWVIEEDRTPFMCEDPLIGPRVTSEEMKHASDQHLLRLFDELHDGTRGERSMRNRHLSNSRSGGANQQSQAFGNLIKNDPERFLRLLPQLHPQRHESYVAASLISLSEIDYPAEQLVQIVEAISIRGFRSESLCENAARALSNIAGRNKGLPDSIQALLLDWLPKQTRPELGHHRSKAESYSNRKTPILFGFGGHDALSGGRCIIVRAIAQGFIKQDPPNLLCWAKFIRSQVGVEHHPAIWVEVLRHMPILLNEDRSEATELFDLVIRNCPETLNFFSALFPISRTIGLFEPKETVHGWLEMLQTNSSEFSHQAYGELLVLQYFQYQDEWSLGRIRNHLRSLGDEAVLCGLAHAASHLWGQPRCRAMAAEILTNLASSANSSVQNAIASVFHLSRDIFQLCDGMLQILEAVCKNQSILIEAANVLVEIIEEEDLVNSHPEIVVEVCQSLLGIGEELTNPTRPSILVAESLTTIVIQLHRQPQYREIGLQLFEHLLELNLRETQAALETLDRKPNRSSSYSAPRRRLRSRSKKVV; encoded by the coding sequence ATGCCTTTAGCTGAAAACATTGACCGCTCTAGTTTTGTGAATTTGGTTGTATACAGCGGATTATTGGTTACAGCATCATGCTTACCTGCAGGAGTGGCAGGGGCTGCTGTTTCCGGGGTTGCAGGGAGCTTAGTCGCTAGCAATTGGGAGCATGTCTGGAGTGATATTTCGGAACGATTATCGCGGCATGATGCTCTAGAAACGAATGCGTTGATAAAGTGCATTGGTAAAGCCCTAGCAGCAACACTGACATCCATCTCTAAACAAAGAGAATTTAGTCCAATCAAAGCAAAGCTTGTTGCAATGTCAAAGATTGCATCACATCAGTGGCTAGAAGTCTTAGCACCACAAAATTGCATAGTGGCAGGCAGGAATAAAGTCATTCGTCTGAATGCTGACAATGAGATATTCCTATCTCAATCAGAGTGGTGCTTAATCTTAAAGGGACTTGAAGGGAGGACATCGCCAACAGAAGGAATGGGACTATTCTCTCGGCAACTATATCATTTGACTCAGAATGATATGCAGTCTCTAGCTGACGAAGTACAGCAATTTTTCCCGCTGGCCTTTAGAACCGTATTAGCTGAGGACTTTACAAAAGATGGTAAGGCATTTGCTAGTTTTATTCTAGCTTCGATATCTAATTTTCAGATAGAAATGCAACAATATGGACAGTCGATGGAGGACATTAAAAAACTAATACAGAAATTTAGTGCAGGAGATGAACGAACTCGGGAAGCTCTACAGGCTATTGGAGAAGCAATAGATACAGGTGTATCTTCCGAAATAAGTGCTGATCAGTACGGTCAGATTAAGCAGAATCTGTTGTTAGCTTCTAAAGGACTACTCTCGGTTCGTCAGACCCTAAATAATCAAAGGCATATTTCTCGTCCTGAACTAGTTAACTTGTTGGGACGTATTAAGAGTAGTACGACTTCTACAACAATTGTTTTAGGTGCTCCTGGTGTGGGTAAATCTGCATTAATGGCAACCTTTGGGAAAGAATTGTGCGCGCAAGGATATGTTGTTCTGGCAATCAAAGCTGATGAACTCAACGGAGCTATCCAAACGATTGAGGACTTACAGCTTGATTTGCACCTTGATTTGCACCCCATTGATGCAATGCTAGCAATTTCTGGGAAAGAGCCGGTTGTATTGCTAGTTGATCAGTTAGATGCAATATCTGAACTTCTTGATCTCAAGTCTCAGCGATTGAATCTCCTATTGTCCTTGATCCAAAGATTGTCTGGTAGCGAGAACGTTCATATTGTTGCAACCTGTCGGGAGTTTGAATTCAGCTATAGTTCTCAACTGCACCGTCTTAGCTATATTGATCAATTATTTTTGAACCTTCCTGCGTGGGATGATGTTGCTGCAATTCTCAAGGAAGGAGGACATTTACCTGACAATATGGGGGAGCCGTTAAGAGAAGTACTTCAGAATCCGCTCCACTTAAATATTTTTCTTGAAGTTGCTCAACCTGGAGATGTGTTTTCCTCCTCTCAGAAACTGCTAGACCATCTATGGGCGAAAAGAGTAACAAACCAAACTGAAGCTGAGCAATGTGTAACTTTTTTAGAAAAGCTGGCTGAACGCATGACTGAAGAGGAGGTGCTATGGGTACCTAGCGCGATCTCCGATACTTCACCGAAAATTAGGCAAACATTAGAACAGGCAGGGGTACTCACGACCAATTCTGAGAACGGAAATATTGGCTTCCGTCATCAGACCTACTATGATCATGCGCTAGCACGTTCTTTTGCGCGTGGTACAAAATCACTCATAGATATCGTTCTAGAACGTCAGAGTGGTCTCTTCGTTCGCCCTATTCTGCTCAGAGGTCTCAGTTATCTGCGAGGTACAGATTCTCTACAGTATAAAAAACAGTTAACTAGCCTGATGCAGGCTGAACAATATCGGATCAGAACTCATATACGTAGTCTTCTGTTGGAATTTATGGGAGCGCAGACTAATCCTGATTCAGTCGAGGCGAGATTACTTATCCCTCTCCTCAACTCAGAAGCAGAAGGGATTAAAGTTCTGAAGGTGACGGTAGGTAGTCAAGGCTGGTTTAACCACTTACGCAGTAGCCCAGAGTTTACACAGTGGTTAGCGAAAACCGCTGAGCAGGCGGTATACTGTCGGCCACTTCTGTACGTGGCAGCTAGTTTTGCACCTGAGGAAGTATGGCAGCTTTTAGAAAGTTATTGGTTACATAATCAGACCTATGACTTCTTAAGCATTCGAGTGCTATGGAATATCGATCATTGGACACCTCAAAGAGTTAGATTCGCAGAGCAAATTATTCGCCGTTCCAAAATTGAGTGGCATGAAGTTTCAGGGATTGCTGAAAAAATTGATGAAGCTCTTCCCCATGATGCTCCGAGGGTCATTCTTGCCCACCTGGACTTCCTTTTAGCCAAGGCAATTGAGACTAGTCAGATACAGGTTCCAGAACCACCGTTCGAGACGAGCGAGGTTGAGGAATATAATTATTCATTTGTGGAAAATGTAAGACGGTTGCTTGAGAGCAAGGGTGACCTATATGAAATTGAAAAATTTGCTCAGGTTAATTCCGAAGCGTTTCTGTATACTATTTGGCCATGGGTCATTGATGTTATCGAGAAAATTTCCATAGAGAATAGTGGTAGTGATACCAGCTATCGCAATGATCATTCCATGGGCTTAGATCATTATCATGGAGAAGTTGTTGAGGCAATCCTGGTTGCCATAACTGATTTAGCCGTTAATAATAGAGAGCAGTTTTTTAAATTTCTTGAGGACAATCAGGAATCTGATCTGTTATTGGTACATAGACTATTTGCGCGTGGTTTAGAGAAAATAGCAGAACAAGTTCCACAGACGATATTAGCCTATCTCCTTGGCGATAAAAGACGCTTATGTCTTGGAGATGGTATTGAAGGGTGTCACTTTGAGACCAAGCGTCTCATTTCTTCTGTCTGTCCTCATTTAGACCCTGAGGATAGAGAAAAGATTGAAAATGCTATTCGTAAATTTAATTATTGCAGCCCTATCGATACATTCAGTGCCGGTAAGCGGCTTGGCTTCCTGAAATATAATCGTCAACACCGTCTCCAACTTTTACTCGCTTTTCCAGATGATTGCTTAAGTTTGACAGGGAAAAGACTGATAGATGAAGAGATTCGTGCTTTTCCTTGGGTGATAGAAGAAGATCGAACTCCATTTATGTGCGAAGACCCATTGATTGGCCCAAGAGTCACCAGTGAGGAAATGAAGCATGCCAGTGACCAGCATCTGCTGAGGCTATTTGATGAGTTACATGACGGAACCAGAGGGGAACGCTCGATGCGTAATAGGCATCTAAGTAACTCAAGATCTGGTGGAGCAAATCAGCAATCACAAGCTTTTGGCAATCTTATAAAAAATGATCCCGAACGCTTCCTGCGGCTTCTGCCTCAACTGCATCCACAACGTCATGAAAGCTATGTTGCAGCTTCATTGATTAGCCTCTCAGAGATTGACTATCCCGCAGAACAGCTAGTTCAAATTGTTGAGGCCATAAGTATTAGGGGATTTAGATCAGAGTCTCTTTGCGAAAACGCAGCTCGTGCATTAAGCAATATAGCAGGTCGTAACAAAGGACTACCTGACTCGATTCAAGCTCTACTACTAGATTGGTTGCCTAAGCAAACTAGACCCGAACTTGGACATCACCGTAGTAAGGCAGAGAGTTATTCAAACCGTAAAACACCTATTCTTTTTGGGTTTGGCGGTCACGATGCTTTATCTGGAGGACGATGTATTATCGTTAGGGCAATTGCTCAAGGTTTTATCAAACAGGATCCACCAAATCTACTCTGTTGGGCTAAATTCATCAGATCTCAGGTGGGTGTAGAGCATCATCCTGCAATATGGGTAGAAGTATTGAGGCATATGCCAATTCTGTTAAATGAAGATCGTTCTGAGGCCACAGAACTCTTCGATTTGGTGATTCGAAACTGCCCGGAGACTCTTAACTTTTTCTCGGCACTTTTTCCGATATCTCGAACAATAGGATTGTTTGAGCCAAAGGAAACTGTCCATGGATGGTTAGAGATGCTTCAAACCAATAGTTCTGAATTTTCTCACCAAGCCTATGGTGAGTTACTGGTACTTCAATATTTTCAATACCAGGATGAATGGTCGTTGGGCCGCATCCGCAATCATCTTCGATCTTTGGGTGACGAGGCCGTTCTTTGTGGACTTGCTCATGCAGCAAGTCATCTATGGGGGCAACCACGTTGTCGAGCGATGGCTGCAGAAATTCTCACGAACCTTGCCAGTTCTGCAAACTCTTCCGTTCAGAATGCAATAGCCAGTGTTTTCCACCTTAGCCGAGATATATTCCAATTGTGTGATGGGATGTTACAGATTCTTGAAGCAGTGTGCAAGAATCAGAGCATCCTTATTGAAGCTGCCAATGTTTTGGTTGAAATTATTGAGGAAGAGGATTTAGTCAACTCCCATCCTGAAATAGTTGTTGAGGTTTGTCAGAGCCTCTTAGGAATTGGGGAAGAACTGACCAACCCTACTAGACCTTCAATACTCGTCGCAGAAAGCTTGACCACAATTGTGATTCAACTACATCGTCAGCCTCAGTACCGTGAGATTGGCTTGCAATTATTCGAGCACTTACTTGAGCTAAATCTTCGGGAGACTCAAGCAGCCTTGGAAACACTGGATAGAAAACCTAATCGTTCCAGCTCATATTCTGCTCCCAGACGGCGATTGCGTAGTCGTTCCAAAAAGGTGGTCTAA